Proteins encoded by one window of Blautia faecicola:
- a CDS encoding PLP-dependent aminotransferase family protein — MKPYSQLSKEELTALKEELEKQFEDVKGKGLKLDMSRGKPSKAQLDLSNGMMDILNSQVDLVSSDGVDCRNYGILDGISDARKLLADMSEVPERNILIYGNSSLNVMFDTVARAMTHGFLGSTPWCKLDKVKFLCPVPGYDRHFGITEFFGIEMINVPLLPTGPDMDMVEKLVAEDPAIKGIWCVPKYANPTGISYSDETVRRFAHLKPAAEDFRIFWDNAYSIHHLYDDKRDVILELLNECVKAGNPDMVLKFISTSKVSFPGSGIAALAASEANLEDAKKYMRVQTIGHDKLNQLRHVRFFKDMQGMYAHMRKHADILRPKFEKVWEVLDRELAGLEIGTWTKPVGGYFISFDSMEGCAKAIVAKAKEAGLVLTGAGATYPYGKDPKDSNIRIAPSFPTVEELEVAVEIFVLSVKLVSIDKLLEA; from the coding sequence ATGAAACCGTATAGTCAGTTAAGCAAAGAAGAATTAACCGCTCTGAAAGAAGAACTGGAGAAGCAGTTTGAGGATGTGAAAGGCAAGGGCCTGAAACTGGATATGTCCCGTGGTAAACCGTCAAAAGCTCAGCTGGATCTGAGTAACGGCATGATGGATATTCTGAACAGCCAGGTAGATCTGGTAAGTTCAGATGGAGTAGACTGCAGAAACTATGGTATTCTGGATGGTATCAGCGATGCAAGAAAGCTGCTGGCCGATATGAGCGAAGTGCCGGAGAGAAATATCCTGATCTATGGCAATTCCAGCCTGAACGTTATGTTTGATACCGTTGCTCGTGCCATGACACACGGATTTCTGGGAAGCACTCCATGGTGCAAATTAGATAAAGTAAAATTCCTCTGTCCGGTACCCGGATATGACCGTCACTTTGGTATCACCGAATTCTTTGGAATCGAGATGATCAATGTGCCGTTACTGCCGACCGGTCCGGATATGGATATGGTGGAAAAACTGGTAGCAGAAGATCCGGCAATCAAGGGTATCTGGTGTGTACCGAAATACGCAAACCCGACCGGTATTTCTTATTCCGATGAGACAGTAAGAAGATTCGCTCATCTGAAACCGGCAGCAGAAGACTTCCGTATCTTCTGGGATAATGCATATTCTATCCATCATCTGTATGATGACAAGAGAGATGTCATTCTGGAACTGTTAAATGAATGTGTCAAAGCAGGCAACCCGGATATGGTCCTGAAGTTCATCTCTACCTCAAAAGTATCCTTCCCGGGATCCGGTATCGCAGCCCTGGCAGCATCCGAAGCCAACCTGGAAGATGCGAAAAAATACATGCGTGTGCAGACCATCGGTCATGATAAACTGAACCAGCTGCGTCACGTAAGATTCTTCAAAGATATGCAGGGAATGTACGCACACATGAGAAAACATGCCGACATCCTGCGTCCGAAGTTTGAAAAAGTATGGGAAGTCCTGGACAGAGAACTGGCTGGTCTGGAGATCGGTACCTGGACAAAACCGGTAGGTGGATATTTCATTTCCTTTGACTCTATGGAAGGATGCGCGAAAGCCATCGTAGCGAAAGCAAAAGAAGCCGGTCTGGTACTGACCGGAGCAGGTGCAACCTATCCATACGGAAAAGACCCGAAAGACAGCAATATCCGTATCGCTCCGTCTTTCCCGACCGTAGAAGAACTGGAAGTTGCTGTTGAGATCTTCGTTCTGAGTGTGAAACTGGTAAGTATCGACAAACTTCTGGAAGCATAA
- a CDS encoding L,D-transpeptidase family protein: protein MAKKKKKNAKKLVLGVLIAYVAIMALGYMGVSYYFSSHFLKGTTISGMDSSNKTADQVKKKIQKQLGQYKLRITEIDGKTETIQGSAIDLTYVDDGKIDELLSSQDRWKWITAFSAKKTYELAVTTTYDEKKLTGVLDDMSCFQQENIVAPEDAYLKEQDGEYVIVPEVEGNTLDRTKLESAVKDAIENGKTEINLEELGCYEKPSVLQDDAGLIAERDAKNQLLKVDITYDFGDRSETVDGSVVKDWLIQDSDGNWTVDESKAAAYVQQLAYKYDTFGLTHEFTTHAGNKITLKGGDYGWVIKKSETTAALVEYIKEGKTGTVEPVYLYEGKSRDTNDIGGTYVEISIQDQEMWCYKDGVVVVDTPVVTGNVSKGYDTPAGSVWAIDAKKHDAVLKGEGYTQPVTYWMPFNGNVGIHDADTWRSQYGGEIYKTSGSHGCVNTPTANAEKIFNTVEIGTPVIVY from the coding sequence ATGGCAAAAAAGAAAAAGAAGAATGCGAAGAAACTGGTTCTTGGCGTACTGATTGCGTATGTGGCGATCATGGCTCTGGGATATATGGGCGTTTCCTATTATTTTTCCAGCCATTTTCTGAAAGGAACCACCATCAGCGGGATGGATTCCAGCAATAAGACAGCGGATCAGGTGAAAAAGAAGATCCAGAAACAGCTTGGTCAATACAAACTGCGGATCACGGAGATCGACGGAAAGACGGAGACGATCCAGGGATCTGCGATCGATCTGACCTATGTGGATGACGGAAAGATTGATGAACTGTTAAGTTCGCAGGATCGCTGGAAATGGATCACTGCATTTTCAGCGAAAAAGACATATGAACTGGCAGTTACGACTACTTATGATGAGAAAAAACTGACCGGTGTGCTGGATGATATGAGCTGTTTTCAGCAGGAAAATATCGTGGCACCGGAGGACGCTTATCTGAAGGAACAGGACGGTGAATATGTGATCGTTCCGGAGGTGGAAGGAAATACACTGGATCGCACCAAATTGGAGAGTGCAGTCAAAGATGCGATCGAAAACGGAAAGACAGAGATCAATCTGGAAGAGCTGGGATGTTATGAGAAACCGTCTGTTTTACAGGATGATGCGGGTCTGATCGCGGAGAGAGATGCAAAAAATCAGCTGTTAAAAGTGGACATCACCTATGATTTCGGTGACCGGAGTGAGACGGTAGACGGTTCTGTGGTCAAAGACTGGCTGATTCAGGACAGTGACGGAAACTGGACGGTGGATGAGAGCAAGGCAGCTGCCTATGTGCAGCAGCTGGCTTATAAGTACGATACATTCGGTCTGACACATGAATTTACTACACATGCAGGGAATAAGATTACCTTAAAGGGCGGCGATTACGGCTGGGTCATAAAAAAGAGTGAGACAACTGCAGCCCTTGTGGAATACATAAAAGAAGGAAAGACCGGAACCGTGGAACCGGTATATCTGTATGAGGGCAAGAGCCGTGACACCAACGACATCGGCGGCACTTATGTGGAGATCAGTATTCAGGATCAGGAAATGTGGTGCTACAAAGACGGTGTGGTTGTGGTGGATACCCCTGTGGTAACCGGAAATGTATCCAAAGGATACGATACCCCGGCAGGCAGTGTCTGGGCGATCGATGCGAAAAAGCATGATGCAGTTCTGAAAGGAGAAGGCTATACACAGCCGGTGACCTACTGGATGCCATTTAACGGCAATGTGGGAATCCACGATGCGGATACCTGGCGGTCACAGTATGGCGGCGAGATCTATAAAACGAGCGGTTCTCACGGATGCGTCAACACACCGACCGCAAATGCGGAAAAGATCTTTAACACCGTAGAGATCGGAACTCCGGTTATCGTATATTAG
- a CDS encoding D-alanine--D-alanine ligase family protein, whose protein sequence is MKIVVLAAGTSTEREVSIVSGTNVCKALRSKGHQAILVDVFFGKEGADSATAFDGDYDVDAEAAYISSFNDQVKDAVASGREFFGPGVIELCKAADVVFMALHGANGEDGRVQAYFDLCGIPYTGTGYLSSAMAMDKGITKKIFLTSGVPTPRGVELKKGKDSTNLADHNMELPVVVKTCCGGSSVGVYITKTPEEYEEALQGAFSYEDEVVVEEYIEGREFSVGVVDGKAYPIIEIAPVEGFYDYKNKYSAGATIDTCPAVLTEGQTRQMQAYAEAGCKALAVEGYARLDFLMKEDGSMYCLEANTLPGMTPTSLLPQEAAALGIDYAQLCENLIEISMRKYQK, encoded by the coding sequence ATGAAGATTGTAGTATTGGCAGCTGGAACCAGCACAGAACGTGAGGTTTCTATTGTATCGGGAACAAATGTGTGTAAGGCACTTCGTTCTAAGGGACATCAGGCGATTCTTGTGGATGTATTTTTCGGTAAGGAAGGTGCAGATTCTGCCACTGCTTTTGATGGAGATTATGATGTAGATGCGGAGGCAGCGTATATCAGCAGCTTTAACGATCAGGTAAAGGATGCGGTAGCAAGCGGAAGAGAATTCTTCGGTCCGGGTGTGATCGAGCTGTGTAAGGCAGCGGATGTGGTCTTCATGGCACTTCACGGAGCCAATGGCGAAGACGGAAGAGTACAGGCGTACTTCGATTTGTGCGGCATCCCGTATACCGGAACCGGCTATCTGAGCAGTGCGATGGCGATGGACAAAGGAATCACGAAAAAAATCTTCCTGACATCCGGCGTTCCGACACCGCGTGGCGTGGAGCTGAAGAAGGGAAAAGACAGCACAAATCTTGCTGATCATAACATGGAACTTCCGGTTGTGGTTAAGACCTGTTGTGGAGGTTCCAGTGTCGGTGTGTATATCACAAAGACACCGGAAGAATACGAAGAGGCACTGCAAGGTGCATTCTCCTACGAGGATGAAGTGGTAGTAGAGGAATATATCGAGGGAAGAGAATTTTCCGTTGGTGTGGTAGACGGAAAGGCATATCCGATCATCGAGATCGCCCCGGTAGAAGGCTTCTACGATTATAAAAATAAATATTCCGCAGGTGCGACGATCGACACCTGTCCGGCGGTTCTGACCGAAGGACAGACCAGACAGATGCAGGCATATGCAGAGGCCGGATGCAAGGCACTGGCAGTCGAGGGCTATGCAAGACTGGATTTCCTGATGAAAGAGGACGGCTCCATGTACTGCCTCGAAGCCAATACGCTGCCGGGTATGACACCAACCAGTCTGCTTCCACAGGAGGCGGCAGCACTGGGCATCGATTATGCACAGCTGTGTGAAAATCTGATTGAGATTTCCATGAGAAAATATCAGAAATAA
- a CDS encoding UDP-N-acetylmuramoyl-tripeptide--D-alanyl-D-alanine ligase: MKNLTLEHIAAACHGTYYGPEEKKSQCIEAVTTDSRKIEKNCLFVPIVGARADGHKFIDQVMEQGALATLSERPLGDVEFPYIQVESSLQAVKDLAKYYLEQLQIPVVGITGSVGKTSTKEMIAAVLEQKFRVLKTLGNFNNELGLPLTVFRLCEEDEIAVLEMGISDFGEMHRLASIAQPNTCVITNIGTCHLENLGDRDGVLKAKTEVFDHLKPDATVILNGDDDKLITVKEVQGKAPIHFGMNPDFPLYADEIESKGLKGIACKIHTPKGAFSVVVPIPGRHMVYNALAGTAVGLAYGMELSEIQKGIESLQSLSGRFHIIENENYTIVDDCYNANPMSMKASLGILKDAMGRKVAVLGDMGELGANEKELHREVGTFAGTCGIDLLICVGTLAKEIAEAAKMSSKAEGKALGIVHFATLEDLLAHLGEQVKQGDTILVKASHFMNFGKVVEALQK, from the coding sequence ATGAAGAATCTTACACTGGAACATATCGCGGCTGCCTGCCACGGAACGTATTACGGACCGGAGGAGAAAAAAAGTCAGTGCATCGAAGCAGTGACAACGGACAGCCGGAAAATAGAAAAAAACTGCCTGTTTGTGCCGATTGTTGGTGCAAGAGCAGACGGTCACAAATTTATCGATCAGGTCATGGAGCAGGGAGCGCTGGCTACCTTAAGTGAACGCCCGTTAGGAGATGTGGAGTTCCCTTATATTCAGGTGGAATCTTCTCTCCAAGCGGTGAAAGATCTTGCAAAATATTATCTGGAACAGTTACAGATTCCGGTTGTCGGCATCACTGGAAGTGTGGGAAAGACCAGCACGAAAGAGATGATCGCAGCAGTTCTGGAACAGAAGTTCCGGGTATTAAAAACACTTGGAAACTTTAACAACGAACTGGGACTTCCGTTGACGGTATTTCGTCTCTGTGAAGAGGATGAGATCGCAGTTCTGGAGATGGGAATCAGTGATTTTGGAGAGATGCACCGTCTGGCTTCGATCGCACAGCCGAATACCTGTGTGATCACCAACATCGGAACCTGCCATCTGGAAAATTTGGGTGACCGTGACGGTGTGCTGAAAGCCAAAACAGAGGTTTTTGACCATCTGAAACCGGATGCAACCGTGATCTTAAACGGGGACGATGACAAACTGATCACGGTAAAAGAAGTGCAGGGAAAAGCTCCGATACACTTCGGAATGAACCCGGACTTCCCGTTATATGCCGATGAGATTGAGAGCAAAGGTCTGAAGGGAATCGCCTGTAAGATCCATACGCCAAAAGGAGCATTCTCCGTGGTTGTGCCGATCCCGGGACGCCATATGGTTTACAATGCGCTGGCAGGAACAGCCGTTGGTCTGGCGTACGGCATGGAACTTTCCGAGATCCAGAAAGGAATCGAAAGTTTACAGTCGTTAAGCGGCCGGTTCCATATTATTGAAAATGAAAATTATACAATCGTGGATGATTGCTACAACGCTAATCCGATGTCCATGAAAGCGTCTCTCGGTATCCTGAAAGATGCGATGGGAAGAAAGGTTGCCGTACTTGGCGATATGGGAGAACTCGGTGCGAATGAGAAAGAGTTGCATAGAGAAGTCGGAACTTTCGCGGGAACCTGCGGGATTGATCTTCTGATCTGTGTGGGTACTCTGGCAAAAGAGATTGCAGAGGCGGCAAAGATGAGCAGCAAAGCGGAAGGAAAAGCGCTGGGGATTGTTCATTTTGCCACACTGGAAGATCTGCTGGCTCATCTTGGAGAGCAGGTAAAACAGGGCGATACGATTCTTGTAAAGGCTTCTCATTTTATGAATTTTGGAAAAGTAGTGGAGGCATTACAGAAATAA
- a CDS encoding lysophospholipid acyltransferase family protein: protein MIRFLLVCITVIGFLILSIPILIVEWIIGKFKPYTKDISSLRLIQAVFRFILWLTGVEVTVIGEELVPKDEAVLYIGNHRSFFDILLTYTRCPRLTGYIAKTEMEKIPLLSNWMRYLHCLFLDRKDIKKGLKTILTGIDLIKSGISVCIFPEGTRNRNESDLDLLDFHEGSFRLATKTDCLIVPIAMNNTVSIFEKQFPKIRKTHVVLEYGKPFRPSELSKEDKKHIGEYTRAQILETLKKNEPLV, encoded by the coding sequence ATGATAAGATTTCTCTTAGTATGTATTACTGTCATCGGTTTTCTGATCCTCTCCATTCCCATTCTGATCGTCGAATGGATCATCGGTAAATTCAAACCTTATACCAAGGATATCAGCTCCCTGCGTCTGATCCAGGCAGTGTTCCGCTTTATCCTGTGGCTGACCGGTGTGGAAGTTACAGTGATCGGTGAAGAACTGGTTCCGAAGGACGAAGCTGTCCTGTATATCGGCAACCACCGCAGCTTTTTTGACATCCTGCTTACCTACACCCGCTGCCCGCGGCTGACCGGTTATATCGCAAAAACAGAGATGGAGAAAATACCGCTGCTTTCAAACTGGATGCGCTATCTCCATTGTCTCTTCCTTGACCGGAAAGACATCAAAAAAGGTCTGAAGACCATCCTGACAGGTATCGACCTGATCAAATCCGGTATCTCGGTATGTATCTTCCCGGAAGGAACCAGAAACCGGAACGAGAGCGACCTGGATCTGCTGGACTTTCATGAGGGAAGTTTCCGTCTGGCAACCAAAACCGACTGTTTGATCGTACCGATCGCAATGAACAACACCGTATCCATCTTCGAAAAACAGTTCCCGAAGATTCGGAAAACTCACGTGGTACTCGAATACGGCAAACCGTTCCGTCCGTCTGAACTCTCCAAGGAGGACAAAAAACATATCGGTGAATACACAAGAGCACAGATTCTTGAAACATTAAAAAAGAACGAGCCACTGGTTTAA
- a CDS encoding protease complex subunit PrcB family protein: MNRSVVLLLLIAVLAGSIWGCGMMQQKKGKEHAVEYTVLGEDQIPDEIRKVVDVKKQEEFQMTYQEEDMLYLLQGYGIQSSGGYSIRVEKVSENDTELHVKTKLIGPEGKSGETEGISCPYLVIKVENRHKKVVFD, from the coding sequence ATGAACAGGAGTGTGGTATTGCTGCTTCTGATCGCCGTGCTGGCGGGGAGTATCTGGGGGTGCGGCATGATGCAGCAGAAAAAAGGGAAGGAACATGCGGTGGAATATACGGTACTGGGAGAAGATCAGATACCCGACGAGATCCGGAAAGTGGTGGATGTGAAAAAGCAGGAAGAATTTCAGATGACCTATCAGGAGGAGGATATGTTGTATCTGCTGCAGGGATATGGCATCCAGAGCAGCGGCGGTTACAGCATCCGGGTGGAAAAAGTCAGTGAAAATGATACGGAACTCCATGTAAAGACGAAACTGATCGGTCCGGAGGGGAAAAGTGGGGAGACGGAGGGGATATCCTGCCCGTATCTCGTGATCAAGGTGGAAAACCGCCATAAAAAAGTAGTGTTTGATTAG
- a CDS encoding DUF3794 and LysM peptidoglycan-binding domain-containing protein, whose translation MELRKKELHMLRKKSEAQNQITFDEDFNVPDHKADIGQMIQKKGEVEIDQVQVSEGKAVIQGQLVFRLLYVADSPGRTVSSLEGKLPIEETLHLDEVRSGDKVCLKWEIEDLTIHLINSRKLNIKAIVEFFAVVDENTQVAVPVELKGADQISTKKKTIRVLTLGVHKKDILRKKEEITLASNKPNIHQILWKDIQVRGLEMRAQEGKVTARGELSVFVLYVSDDEANPLQWLEQTIPFSGELSCTGCTMDMIPYIDTTMLQSNLEIKPDADGEERVLLVDVVLELDMKLYQEETETILLDVYTPKLECIPQREPQMLEQLVVKNAAKCRVSDRISVAEAQGKILQICHGEGSVKVDSVQPVEHGIQVEGVVQVRILYSISDDEMPFYSMETMIPFSQMIEGEQVNGQCGYQLQADLEQLSMVMLDSSEIEVKVVLNLNTLLVTQWEENIIQEIQTKEPDQKKLEEMPGIVCYVVQPQDTLWDIAKMFYTTMDDIRKLNDLGEGEVKPRQTLLVVKNSEG comes from the coding sequence ATGGAACTGCGAAAAAAAGAACTGCATATGCTGCGAAAGAAAAGCGAGGCTCAGAATCAGATCACCTTTGATGAGGATTTTAATGTGCCGGATCACAAAGCGGATATCGGGCAGATGATCCAGAAGAAAGGCGAGGTGGAGATCGACCAGGTACAGGTGAGCGAAGGAAAAGCAGTGATCCAGGGGCAGCTGGTCTTTCGGCTTTTATATGTGGCAGACAGTCCGGGACGGACGGTTTCGAGTCTGGAGGGGAAACTTCCGATCGAGGAGACGTTGCATCTGGACGAGGTGCGAAGCGGGGATAAAGTCTGCCTGAAATGGGAGATTGAGGATCTGACGATCCACCTGATCAATTCCCGGAAACTGAATATCAAGGCGATCGTGGAATTTTTTGCTGTCGTGGATGAGAATACGCAGGTGGCAGTACCCGTGGAATTAAAGGGCGCTGACCAGATTTCCACAAAGAAAAAGACGATTCGGGTGCTGACGCTTGGTGTACATAAAAAAGATATCCTGCGGAAAAAAGAAGAGATCACACTTGCCTCGAATAAACCGAATATTCATCAGATTCTGTGGAAGGATATTCAGGTACGGGGACTGGAGATGCGGGCACAGGAGGGAAAGGTGACCGCGCGGGGCGAACTGTCGGTATTTGTGCTGTATGTGTCCGATGATGAGGCAAATCCGTTGCAGTGGCTGGAACAGACGATACCATTTTCCGGGGAACTTTCCTGCACGGGATGTACGATGGATATGATCCCGTATATCGACACGACGATGCTGCAGTCCAATCTGGAGATCAAACCGGATGCAGACGGGGAAGAACGGGTGCTTCTGGTGGATGTGGTGCTGGAACTGGATATGAAACTGTATCAGGAGGAGACGGAGACCATTCTTCTGGATGTCTATACGCCAAAACTGGAATGTATCCCGCAGAGGGAGCCGCAGATGCTGGAACAGCTGGTGGTAAAAAATGCGGCAAAATGCCGTGTCAGTGACCGGATCTCCGTTGCCGAGGCGCAGGGAAAGATTCTGCAGATCTGTCACGGAGAGGGCAGTGTGAAGGTGGACAGCGTGCAGCCGGTAGAGCACGGGATCCAGGTGGAAGGTGTTGTGCAGGTAAGGATCCTCTACAGCATCAGTGACGATGAGATGCCGTTTTATTCCATGGAGACGATGATCCCGTTCTCGCAGATGATCGAGGGCGAACAGGTCAACGGGCAGTGCGGCTATCAGCTTCAGGCAGATCTGGAGCAGCTGTCGATGGTGATGCTTGACAGCAGTGAGATCGAGGTGAAAGTGGTGCTGAATCTGAACACACTGCTGGTGACCCAGTGGGAGGAGAACATCATACAGGAGATCCAGACGAAGGAACCCGATCAAAAGAAACTGGAGGAAATGCCGGGCATCGTGTGTTATGTGGTACAGCCACAGGATACGCTGTGGGATATTGCAAAAATGTTCTATACCACGATGGATGATATCCGGAAACTGAACGATCTCGGAGAGGGGGAAGTCAAACCGCGTCAGACACTTCTGGTGGTGAAAAACAGTGAAGGGTGA
- the ispE gene encoding 4-(cytidine 5'-diphospho)-2-C-methyl-D-erythritol kinase, with amino-acid sequence MRLQAFAKINLGLDVLGKREDGYHEVRMIMQTIRMYDQLDMKKSEEPGIHLTTNKNYIPVDESNLVYRAAKLMMDTCGITEGVSIHLHKVIPVAAGMAGGSSDAAATLVGMNRLFRCGLSKNRLMELGVQIGADVPYCVLRGTALAEGIGEKLTVLPPMPDCWILIGKPGISVSTKYVYTTLDLNTDTVHPDIDGMRKALEDGDLYGITDRMGNVLQDVTIPAYPEVETIKERMKAWGAVNAMMSGSGPTVFGIFDNEEKAQEACQKLRESGLCQQVFLTVPFNNYGGRTADDK; translated from the coding sequence ATGCGTTTACAGGCTTTTGCGAAGATCAACCTTGGGTTGGATGTGTTAGGAAAACGGGAAGATGGATATCACGAAGTCCGCATGATCATGCAGACGATCCGGATGTATGACCAGCTGGATATGAAAAAGAGTGAGGAGCCGGGGATTCATCTGACGACAAATAAAAATTATATCCCGGTCGATGAAAGTAACCTCGTATACCGGGCGGCGAAACTGATGATGGATACCTGTGGGATCACAGAAGGTGTGAGCATCCATCTGCATAAGGTGATCCCGGTGGCAGCAGGCATGGCGGGAGGAAGTTCCGATGCAGCTGCGACACTGGTAGGTATGAACCGGCTGTTCCGGTGCGGGCTTTCCAAAAACAGACTGATGGAACTCGGCGTACAGATCGGTGCGGATGTTCCATACTGCGTGCTTCGCGGAACGGCACTGGCAGAGGGAATCGGAGAGAAACTGACGGTACTTCCACCGATGCCGGACTGCTGGATCCTGATCGGAAAACCGGGCATCAGCGTATCTACCAAATATGTATATACAACACTTGATCTGAACACCGATACGGTACACCCGGACATCGACGGGATGCGGAAAGCACTGGAAGACGGTGATCTGTACGGTATCACTGATCGGATGGGAAATGTCTTACAGGATGTGACGATCCCGGCTTACCCGGAGGTGGAGACGATCAAGGAACGGATGAAAGCCTGGGGAGCGGTCAACGCGATGATGAGCGGAAGCGGCCCTACGGTTTTCGGAATCTTTGACAACGAAGAAAAAGCACAGGAGGCGTGCCAGAAGCTGCGGGAGAGCGGATTATGTCAGCAGGTATTTCTGACAGTGCCGTTTAACAACTATGGAGGAAGGACAGCGGATGACAAATGA
- a CDS encoding GntR family transcriptional regulator produces the protein MTNDLHLEMNEYLPLRDVVFNTLRQAILRGELKPGERLMEIALSQRLGVSRTPVREAIRMLEQEGLVIMIPRKGAQVAEISEKDLKDVLEVRLGLEELAVRIACQRITEEELEELEQAVKEFEEAMKRDDLGALAAADVKVHEVIYGSTHNKRLVQIISNIREQMYRYRVEYLKDVESRKTLVEEHYAVYRALKARNQQQAVKDICIHIVNQQDAILRSLEQMNKEEQPK, from the coding sequence ATGACAAATGATTTACACCTGGAAATGAATGAATATCTGCCACTGCGGGATGTGGTTTTCAATACACTTCGTCAGGCGATTCTGCGCGGGGAGTTAAAACCCGGAGAGCGGTTGATGGAGATCGCACTTTCCCAGCGGCTTGGCGTAAGCCGTACTCCTGTCCGGGAGGCGATCCGGATGCTGGAACAGGAAGGTCTGGTGATCATGATCCCGAGAAAAGGCGCGCAGGTTGCGGAGATTTCCGAGAAAGACCTGAAAGATGTGCTGGAAGTCCGGCTGGGACTGGAAGAACTGGCAGTGCGGATTGCGTGTCAGCGGATCACAGAGGAAGAACTCGAAGAGCTGGAACAGGCGGTGAAAGAGTTCGAGGAAGCGATGAAAAGAGATGATCTGGGAGCACTTGCGGCGGCAGATGTCAAGGTGCATGAAGTGATCTACGGAAGCACCCACAACAAGCGTCTGGTGCAGATCATCAGTAACATCCGGGAGCAGATGTATCGCTACCGTGTGGAATATCTGAAGGATGTGGAGAGCCGGAAAACGCTGGTAGAAGAGCACTACGCCGTATACCGGGCACTCAAAGCGAGAAATCAGCAGCAGGCGGTGAAAGATATCTGTATCCATATCGTGAACCAGCAGGACGCGATTCTGCGCAGTCTGGAGCAGATGAACAAAGAGGAACAGCCAAAATAA